One region of Tamandua tetradactyla isolate mTamTet1 chromosome 6, mTamTet1.pri, whole genome shotgun sequence genomic DNA includes:
- the LOC143686054 gene encoding olfactory receptor 3A2-like — translation MEPQARTNRTTVTDFILVGLVEAEELQSVVFVVFLFAYMVTVGGNLSILAAILVEPKLHTPMYFFLGNLSVLDAGCITITVPSMLSRLLSHKRTISYNACISQLFFFHLLAGTDCFLLTAMAYDRFLAICRPLTYSTHMSQEVQSTLVAMCWACALANALTHTIALNALKFCGPNEVNQFYCDLPQLFQLSCSSTKLNELLLFGMGFIMTGTPVVLIITSYIHVAAAVLQMRSVEGRKKAFSTCASHLTVVFLFYGTGIFNYMRLGSEEASDKDKLVGIFNTVVNPMLNPLIYSLRNPDVQGALCRVLVGRRQQR, via the coding sequence ATGGAGCCACAAGCTAGGACCAACAGAACAACAGTGACTGACTTCATTCTTGTGGGATTAGTGGAAGCAGAAGAGCTGCAATCTGTGGTCTTTGTTGTCTTCCTCTTCGCCTATATGGTCACAGTTGGGGGCAACCTCAGCATCCTGGCGGCCATCTTGGTGGAGCCCAAACtacacacccccatgtacttttttCTTGGCAATCTATCAGTACTGGATGCTGGGTGTATCACCATCACGGTCCCTTCGATGTTGAGCCGACTCCTGTCCCACAAGCGTACAATTTCTTATAATGCCTGCATCTCACAGCTCTTCTTCTTCCACCTTCTAGCAGGGACGGACTGCTTCCTGTTGACAGCCATGGCCTATGACCGATTCCTGGCCATTTGCCGGCCCCTCACCTACAGCACCCACATGAGCCAGGAAGTCCAGAGCACATTGGTTGCCATGTGCTGGGCTTGTGCTCTCGCCAATGCACTGACACAcactattgccctaaatgccctcAAGTTCTGTGGTCCCAATGAGGTCAATCAGTTCTACTGTGACCTCCCACAGCTCTTCCAGCTCTCCTGCTCCAGCACCAAACTCAATGAGCTGCTGCTCTTTGGCATGGGTTTCATAATGACAGGCACCCCTGTGGTCCTCATCATCACCTCCTACATCCATGTAGCAGCTGCAGTTCTTCAAATGCGCTCCGTGGAGGGCAGGAAAAAGGCTTTCTCTACGTGTGCCTCCCACCTCACTGTCGTTTTCCTATTCTACGGAACAGGTATCTTCAACTACATGCGTCTGGGTTCAGAGGAGGCTTCAGATAAAGATAAACTGGTTGGAATTTTCAACACTGTTGTCAACCCCATGCTGAACCCACTCATCTACAGCCTCAGAAATCCTGATGTGCAAGGTGCCCTGTGCCGGGTTCTTGTAGGGAGGCGGCAACAGAGATGA